From the genome of Clostridium sp. BNL1100, one region includes:
- the mutL gene encoding DNA mismatch repair endonuclease MutL: MGRIIVLDENTSNKIAAGEVVEKPASVVKELVENSIDAGATSISVDIKNGGISYIKITDNGSGMDEDDVEIAFERHATSKIKRAEDLDSVITMGFRGEALASIASVASVELMTKTAASTYGMYVHIKGGVFQDVRQTGCPVGTTFIIKDLFFNTPARYKFLKKDSTEAGYISDTISRIALGNPDISFKLTNGKTTLIHTPGNNDLKSVIYSIYGKEIIKDLVAVEYADEKIKISGYVGKPEAARSNRNYQSLYINKRYVKSKLVSYSVEQAFSSILMKNRFPFFVLNIDINPVLVDANVHPAKTEVRFADESYLSRTIYIAVSNALTTGGSLFNPVSVPNKDRELFKFSGNSEPKMEYVQKEIELNKKQDDNKKADEIRLFTKALEPLAKTDVHKISTFTEKPQTDTSSLTFTKPEEYNVRQPQSVTVEKKQENSDELNNNSDVIKEADFSEDVEDVLIEDDRSVRTEKVHPELADMKYIGQAFSTYILLQSNDELVMVDQHAAHERIIYEKLRTKYDSQENTTQLLLEPVVIQLQPFELDAIKTKHELLNGIGFVFEDFGNNSIIIRGIPYMVGDCSPRDIFIELTQKLQESIKPVSTPLADEIIHTIACKAAIKANKKLDEKEVHQLLTELSNTGRRYTCPHGRPTVIRLTKYEIEKMFKRIV; the protein is encoded by the coding sequence ATGGGACGCATAATTGTACTGGATGAAAATACTTCAAATAAAATAGCGGCCGGGGAAGTTGTCGAAAAGCCTGCTTCAGTTGTAAAGGAATTAGTGGAGAACTCTATTGATGCCGGTGCAACCAGCATCTCAGTAGATATAAAGAATGGTGGCATATCCTATATAAAGATTACTGATAACGGAAGTGGCATGGATGAGGACGATGTAGAAATTGCTTTCGAGCGTCATGCCACAAGTAAAATTAAAAGGGCAGAGGATCTTGATTCCGTTATAACAATGGGTTTCAGGGGGGAAGCTCTGGCAAGTATAGCCTCAGTTGCGTCTGTTGAACTTATGACAAAGACAGCTGCAAGTACATACGGAATGTACGTACACATAAAAGGTGGAGTTTTCCAAGATGTAAGGCAGACAGGATGTCCTGTCGGGACAACCTTTATTATTAAAGATTTGTTTTTCAACACTCCGGCACGTTACAAGTTTTTGAAGAAGGATTCTACAGAAGCGGGTTATATTTCTGATACAATATCGAGAATAGCTTTGGGTAATCCGGATATTTCTTTTAAACTGACAAACGGAAAAACAACATTAATTCATACCCCGGGAAATAATGACCTAAAAAGTGTAATTTACAGTATATACGGAAAAGAAATTATAAAAGATCTTGTTGCGGTAGAATACGCAGATGAAAAGATAAAGATAAGCGGGTATGTAGGGAAACCTGAAGCTGCCAGATCCAACAGAAACTATCAGTCCCTTTATATAAATAAAAGATACGTAAAAAGTAAACTGGTATCATATTCTGTTGAACAAGCTTTTTCAAGCATACTTATGAAAAACAGGTTTCCTTTTTTTGTATTGAATATTGATATAAACCCTGTATTGGTAGATGCTAACGTACATCCTGCAAAAACCGAGGTACGGTTCGCTGACGAAAGCTATTTGTCCAGAACCATATATATAGCTGTTTCAAATGCACTTACTACAGGTGGAAGCCTATTTAATCCTGTATCGGTCCCGAATAAAGATAGAGAGCTGTTTAAGTTTTCAGGTAATTCTGAACCTAAAATGGAATATGTTCAAAAGGAAATTGAATTAAACAAAAAGCAGGATGACAATAAAAAAGCGGATGAAATACGGTTATTTACAAAAGCTCTGGAACCATTAGCAAAGACTGATGTACATAAAATAAGTACATTCACGGAAAAGCCGCAGACAGATACGTCCTCTCTTACCTTTACAAAGCCTGAAGAATATAACGTAAGGCAACCACAGTCTGTGACAGTTGAGAAGAAACAGGAAAATTCTGATGAGCTTAACAATAATTCTGATGTAATCAAAGAGGCTGATTTCTCTGAGGATGTTGAAGATGTTTTAATTGAAGATGACAGGTCAGTAAGAACAGAAAAGGTACATCCTGAGCTTGCCGATATGAAATACATAGGTCAGGCCTTTTCTACATATATTCTTTTACAGAGTAATGATGAGCTTGTAATGGTAGATCAACATGCAGCACATGAGCGAATAATATACGAAAAGCTCAGAACAAAGTATGATTCTCAGGAAAACACAACTCAGTTATTGCTGGAGCCCGTAGTCATTCAACTTCAGCCATTTGAACTGGATGCAATAAAAACAAAGCATGAACTTTTGAATGGTATAGGATTCGTTTTTGAGGATTTTGGAAACAATTCCATTATTATTAGAGGAATTCCGTATATGGTAGGTGACTGCTCGCCAAGAGATATATTTATAGAGTTGACACAAAAGCTTCAGGAATCAATAAAACCTGTCAGCACACCTTTAGCTGATGAGATAATTCATACTATTGCGTGCAAGGCTGCTATAAAGGCAAATAAAAAACTTGATGAAAAAGAAGTACATCAGCTGTTGACTGAACTCTCCAATACAGGGCGACGGTATACCTGTCCTCACGGACGTCCTACCGTAATACGTCTGACAAAGTATGAAATAGAAAAAATGTTTAAAAGAATTGTTTAG
- the mutS gene encoding DNA mismatch repair protein MutS, producing MGTVTPMMQQYLDIKEQYKDCILFFRLGDFYEMFFSDAELASRELEITLTGRDCGLEERAPMCGVPFHAADNYVARLVSKGYKVAICEQVEDPALAKGIVKRDVIKVVTPGTVTDITMLDERKNNYLMSIYKNGNFYGLGAVDITTGDFYATRITWGNTRGKLFDEIAKYLPSEIIVNTELNGDNELTSEIKQKFNTYVSTFEETSFEYGNAIDTLKNQFENKALNIQEYDIAVNASGALLKYLESTQKVNLSHIQNFNSYALEEYMILDASSRRNLELTETMREKSKKGSLLWVLDKTMTSMGGRLLRKWIEQPLINHGDISLRLNAVEELKNKFMARVEARELLKRVYDIERLMGKVILGSVNCRDLIALKNSMCQIPYIKNLLDGFETEYIKNCYHQLDSLEDVCNLIDISIIDDPPVTIKEGGIIKDGYNSEVDKLRMASIQGKDWIAALEASEREKTGIKNLKVGFNRVFGYYIEVTKSYFSLVPEEYIRKQTLANCERYITPELKEIEDNILGAEEKIVQLEYSLFVQIKDKIAEQLSRIKSTARALAEIDVLASLAEVADREGYCKPDVSVSDKIEIVDGRHPVVEKMTDKSGFVPNDTVLDMEEDRLAIITGPNMAGKSTYMRQTALIVLMAQIGSFVPAASAKIGLVDRIFTRVGASDDLASGQSTFMVEMSEVANILINATKRSLLVLDEIGRGTSTFDGLSIAWAVIEYIVSKEQLGCRTLFATHYHELTELEGKLPGIKNYCITVKEKGDDVIFLRKIIRGGADGSYGIQVAKLAGVPHAVIDRAKEILANLDDADINRNGKVRRLKKQVDGQLDLFAQAAKASADAEILEEIRKIDISRLTPIDAMNILYELQRKMNNRE from the coding sequence ATGGGAACTGTTACGCCAATGATGCAGCAGTACCTGGATATAAAGGAACAATATAAGGATTGTATTTTATTTTTTCGGCTGGGAGACTTCTATGAGATGTTTTTCTCAGATGCGGAGCTGGCGTCCAGGGAACTGGAGATTACACTAACCGGAAGGGATTGCGGTCTTGAGGAGCGTGCACCTATGTGCGGCGTTCCTTTTCACGCTGCCGATAATTATGTGGCCCGTTTGGTTTCAAAGGGGTACAAGGTTGCAATTTGCGAGCAGGTTGAAGACCCTGCACTGGCAAAGGGAATCGTTAAAAGGGATGTAATAAAGGTCGTTACACCCGGTACTGTTACCGATATTACTATGCTTGACGAAAGAAAAAATAATTATCTTATGTCTATTTATAAAAACGGTAATTTTTACGGCTTGGGGGCAGTAGACATAACAACAGGTGATTTCTATGCAACGAGAATAACCTGGGGCAACACAAGGGGGAAACTTTTTGATGAGATTGCAAAGTACCTTCCGTCTGAAATTATTGTTAATACCGAGTTAAATGGTGACAATGAGCTTACATCTGAAATAAAGCAAAAATTTAATACATATGTGTCAACCTTTGAAGAAACTTCTTTTGAGTATGGAAATGCAATTGATACCCTGAAAAATCAATTTGAAAACAAGGCGTTGAATATTCAGGAATATGACATTGCGGTTAATGCATCAGGAGCCCTTCTAAAATATCTGGAAAGTACTCAAAAAGTAAATTTGAGTCACATACAGAATTTTAATTCATACGCACTTGAAGAATACATGATTCTGGATGCTTCATCCCGTAGAAACCTTGAGCTTACGGAAACCATGCGTGAAAAGTCAAAGAAGGGTTCCCTTCTGTGGGTACTGGATAAAACCATGACCTCTATGGGGGGAAGGTTGCTTAGAAAATGGATTGAACAGCCATTAATAAATCACGGTGATATCTCTCTTCGTCTCAATGCTGTAGAAGAGCTTAAAAACAAGTTTATGGCAAGAGTAGAAGCAAGAGAGTTACTTAAAAGGGTATATGACATTGAAAGACTGATGGGAAAGGTAATACTGGGCAGTGTGAATTGCAGAGACTTGATAGCACTTAAAAATTCCATGTGTCAGATACCTTACATAAAAAACCTGCTTGACGGGTTTGAAACAGAGTATATAAAAAATTGCTATCACCAGCTGGATTCCCTTGAAGATGTTTGTAATCTTATAGATATATCAATAATTGACGACCCTCCTGTAACAATAAAAGAAGGGGGAATAATCAAAGACGGATACAATTCTGAAGTAGATAAGCTCAGGATGGCTTCAATACAGGGTAAGGACTGGATAGCGGCTCTCGAGGCTTCGGAACGTGAAAAAACAGGTATAAAAAACCTCAAGGTAGGTTTTAACAGGGTATTCGGCTATTATATCGAAGTAACTAAATCATATTTTTCCCTTGTACCTGAGGAATATATCAGAAAGCAGACACTTGCCAATTGTGAAAGGTATATAACCCCGGAGCTCAAAGAAATTGAGGACAATATTCTTGGAGCGGAAGAAAAGATAGTACAGTTGGAGTACAGCCTATTTGTTCAAATAAAGGACAAGATTGCAGAGCAATTATCAAGAATAAAGTCAACTGCAAGAGCTCTTGCAGAAATTGACGTACTGGCTTCGCTTGCGGAAGTAGCCGACAGGGAAGGATACTGTAAACCTGATGTTTCTGTTTCTGACAAGATAGAAATAGTAGACGGAAGACACCCTGTGGTAGAAAAAATGACTGACAAAAGCGGATTTGTTCCAAATGATACTGTCCTTGACATGGAAGAGGACAGACTTGCTATAATAACAGGCCCTAACATGGCAGGTAAATCAACGTACATGAGGCAAACTGCACTTATTGTTTTGATGGCTCAAATAGGAAGCTTTGTCCCGGCTGCTTCTGCAAAAATCGGTTTGGTGGACAGGATTTTTACAAGAGTAGGGGCTTCTGATGACCTGGCATCGGGACAAAGTACTTTTATGGTTGAGATGTCAGAGGTAGCAAATATATTAATTAATGCAACAAAAAGAAGTCTTCTTGTTCTTGATGAGATAGGCAGGGGAACAAGCACCTTTGACGGATTAAGTATTGCATGGGCTGTAATTGAGTACATTGTAAGCAAGGAGCAGCTAGGCTGCAGAACACTGTTTGCAACTCATTACCATGAATTAACCGAGCTTGAAGGAAAGCTGCCCGGCATTAAGAACTACTGTATAACAGTCAAGGAAAAGGGAGACGATGTAATATTCCTCAGAAAAATAATCCGAGGCGGTGCTGACGGAAGCTATGGTATACAGGTGGCAAAGCTTGCCGGAGTACCGCATGCCGTTATTGACAGGGCAAAAGAAATATTGGCAAACTTGGATGATGCTGATATAAACAGGAACGGAAAAGTACGAAGATTAAAGAAACAGGTTGACGGACAGTTGGATTTGTTTGCACAAGCTGCAAAAGCATCTGCTGATGCCGAAATACTTGAGGAGATAAGAAAAATTGATATATCAAGACTAACTCCCATTGATGCAATGAACATATTATATGAGCTTCAAAGGAAAATGAACAACCGGGAATAG
- a CDS encoding YlbF family regulator, translated as MDIIEKARELGKLLANSPEMQQYNTTEAAMKSDDKSATLMSEYKQLQIEMVKLTKGGAETQAIEETKEKLLAKQLEINSYSVTFDYLTAKANLEALMKKVNDILIYSITGESECSDDKCKSCGGGCRG; from the coding sequence ATGGACATTATAGAAAAAGCAAGAGAATTAGGGAAACTGCTGGCAAATTCCCCGGAGATGCAACAATATAACACTACAGAAGCTGCTATGAAATCTGATGATAAATCAGCAACACTCATGAGTGAATACAAACAGCTCCAGATAGAAATGGTTAAGCTTACAAAAGGTGGAGCTGAAACACAGGCAATAGAAGAAACAAAGGAAAAATTGCTTGCAAAACAGCTTGAAATCAATTCATACTCCGTTACTTTTGATTATCTGACAGCCAAGGCAAATCTTGAAGCTTTGATGAAGAAGGTAAATGATATTTTAATATACTCAATAACCGGAGAGTCAGAATGCTCAGATGATAAATGCAAGAGCTGCGGCGGGGGTTGCAGGGGCTAA
- the miaB gene encoding tRNA (N6-isopentenyl adenosine(37)-C2)-methylthiotransferase MiaB, whose product MKQYNQGIISSLGKPVRYNIETFGCQMNENDSERLSGMLSEMGYSECSERKDSDLIIFNTCCVRENAEQKVFGHLGALKKLKETNPNLVIAICGCMMQQKEVVEHIKKTYKHVDIIFGTHNLYKFPELLNTAITTKSTVIDVWDSTGSIAENMPISRKDNIKAWVTVMYGCNNFCSYCIVPYVRGRERSRSLEEIKNEVEKLAVDGCKEITLLGQNVNSYGKDLEGDLTFAGLLRELNKIKGIERIRFMTSHPKDLSDELIYAMRDCEKVCEHLHLPVQAGSSKVLDEMNRKYNKEQYLELIEKVKSNIPGIALSTDIIVGFPGETEEDFNETLDVVAKARFDMAYTFLYSKRTGTPAAKNPEQVPESVKKQRFDKLLELQNKISKEINDELLGKEMEVLVEGLSKSSKTTYTGRTRENKIVNFKGKPDMVGKLVKVEIDEIQTWSLLGRIAEDQV is encoded by the coding sequence ATGAAGCAATATAATCAGGGTATTATATCCAGTTTGGGAAAGCCTGTAAGGTACAATATTGAAACCTTTGGTTGCCAGATGAATGAAAACGATTCCGAGCGACTCTCCGGGATGCTTTCTGAAATGGGCTATTCCGAATGTTCAGAAAGAAAGGATAGCGATCTTATAATATTCAACACCTGCTGTGTTCGTGAAAACGCAGAACAAAAGGTATTTGGCCATCTTGGTGCTTTAAAGAAGCTAAAGGAGACAAACCCAAACCTTGTGATCGCCATATGCGGATGTATGATGCAGCAGAAGGAAGTTGTTGAGCATATTAAAAAGACATACAAACACGTAGACATAATATTTGGAACTCATAACCTGTATAAATTTCCGGAATTGCTTAATACGGCAATTACGACAAAAAGTACGGTTATTGATGTGTGGGATTCCACGGGGTCAATAGCAGAAAACATGCCCATATCAAGAAAAGATAATATAAAGGCATGGGTCACCGTAATGTATGGCTGCAACAATTTCTGTTCCTATTGTATTGTTCCGTATGTCAGGGGCAGGGAACGCAGCAGAAGCTTGGAAGAAATAAAAAATGAGGTTGAAAAACTGGCTGTAGACGGCTGTAAAGAAATAACCCTGTTAGGCCAGAATGTAAATTCATATGGTAAAGACCTTGAAGGAGACTTAACATTTGCAGGACTGCTAAGAGAATTGAACAAGATAAAGGGTATTGAGAGAATCAGGTTTATGACTTCTCATCCCAAGGACTTGTCGGATGAATTAATATATGCAATGAGGGATTGTGAGAAAGTATGTGAGCATTTGCATTTGCCGGTACAGGCAGGAAGTTCTAAAGTACTGGATGAAATGAACAGGAAGTACAATAAGGAGCAGTATCTTGAACTTATTGAAAAGGTTAAAAGCAACATTCCGGGTATTGCATTATCTACTGATATAATTGTTGGTTTTCCCGGCGAAACGGAAGAAGACTTCAATGAAACGCTTGATGTTGTTGCCAAAGCAAGGTTTGATATGGCTTATACCTTTCTTTATTCAAAGAGAACAGGTACGCCTGCTGCAAAAAATCCGGAGCAGGTACCTGAAAGTGTTAAAAAGCAAAGGTTCGACAAGCTTTTAGAGCTTCAAAATAAAATCAGTAAAGAAATAAATGATGAGCTTCTTGGCAAGGAAATGGAAGTATTGGTAGAGGGACTAAGCAAAAGCAGCAAAACCACCTACACAGGAAGGACCAGAGAAAATAAGATAGTAAATTTCAAAGGAAAACCTGATATGGTAGGAAAGCTTGTAAAAGTTGAAATAGATGAAATACAAACTTGGTCTCTATTAGGAAGAATTGCTGAAGATCAGGTTTGA
- a CDS encoding GNAT family N-acetyltransferase — protein sequence MRTIRLATVDDVTAMSYIHSITWKTAYRDFITKEYLDNLTVEGWIPIFKRELLENIHEAAVFELDNRITGCITFGKGRVGQTCTMPNSDTSDSTYTGNCYNCNSGEIISLYVLPEYWQSKQGYELTKYAVERLKQQGFEDCYLWVIKDNERAKGFYRKFGFKSTNMFTSVNLGGRDIIEEKYNYIFI from the coding sequence ATGAGAACAATCAGGCTTGCAACGGTAGATGATGTAACGGCGATGAGCTATATTCATTCAATAACCTGGAAAACTGCATATAGGGATTTTATCACAAAGGAGTATCTTGATAATTTAACAGTTGAGGGTTGGATACCAATTTTTAAGAGAGAATTACTTGAAAATATACACGAAGCTGCCGTATTTGAACTGGATAACAGAATTACCGGCTGTATAACCTTTGGCAAAGGGCGAGTTGGTCAAACCTGTACCATGCCAAATTCAGATACTTCTGACAGTACCTATACAGGTAACTGTTATAACTGTAATTCAGGTGAGATAATTTCACTTTATGTCCTACCTGAATACTGGCAATCAAAACAAGGTTATGAGCTGACAAAGTATGCAGTTGAAAGACTTAAACAGCAAGGCTTTGAAGATTGCTATTTGTGGGTTATAAAGGATAACGAACGTGCAAAAGGATTCTACAGGAAATTCGGTTTCAAAAGTACAAATATGTTTACATCTGTTAACCTCGGCGGCAGAGATATTATAGAGGAAAAATACAATTATATATTTATTTAA
- a CDS encoding PaaI family thioesterase produces the protein MEKDIIKFFEKDRFAHFVGIELTKVGMGYAETSLDLSEKHLNGLDVVQGGVIFTLADFAFAAATNSNGSATVGINSNITYFKAPKGNRITAVARETSAGKKICGCDVDVFDEDGTLIAKFSGTGYRKGLKIDFATGILTKIK, from the coding sequence ATGGAAAAAGACATAATCAAATTTTTCGAAAAAGACAGATTTGCTCATTTTGTTGGAATTGAATTAACTAAAGTAGGAATGGGCTATGCCGAAACGAGTCTTGATTTATCTGAAAAACATTTAAACGGATTGGATGTTGTTCAAGGTGGAGTTATATTTACTCTTGCGGACTTTGCCTTTGCAGCGGCAACGAACTCTAACGGATCAGCCACTGTAGGAATTAATTCTAATATTACATATTTTAAAGCCCCTAAGGGTAATAGAATTACTGCTGTGGCCAGAGAAACATCCGCAGGGAAAAAAATCTGCGGATGCGATGTAGATGTATTTGACGAAGACGGCACCCTTATAGCTAAATTCAGCGGAACAGGCTACAGAAAAGGCTTGAAAATAGATTTTGCCACAGGAATACTTACGAAAATTAAGTAA
- a CDS encoding YlzJ-like family protein has protein sequence MILYTIYDHNVVMGSSPKDNAENSLDYSEMNIDGVQVQVSRYGNSDYQVQRIISTNPYDYLNPRIQPGTIIPK, from the coding sequence ATGATTCTTTATACTATTTATGACCACAATGTGGTAATGGGAAGCAGCCCCAAGGATAATGCGGAAAATAGTCTTGACTATAGTGAAATGAATATTGACGGGGTACAAGTGCAAGTATCCCGTTATGGCAATTCCGATTATCAGGTTCAAAGAATAATAAGCACCAACCCCTACGACTATTTAAACCCAAGAATTCAACCCGGTACAATAATACCCAAATAA
- a CDS encoding ATP-dependent Clp protease proteolytic subunit produces MNNKNYQNNEGTETQPAEQSKQAAELQQIKELGTPEIPKEESNIHCLTIIGQIEGHILLPPHNKTTKYEHIIPQLVAIEESKQIEGLLLVLNTVGGDVEAGLAISEMVSSLSKPTVSLVLGGGHSIGVPMAVSANHSFIASSATMTIHPIRMNGLVIGVPQTYEYFDKMQERVVNFVCSHSRIKREKFRELMLKTGELANDVGTVLFGEEATQSGLIDQVGGLSDAIKKLNELIEIRRKENSLQQQGGRLQ; encoded by the coding sequence GTGAATAATAAAAACTATCAAAATAATGAAGGGACAGAAACACAACCGGCAGAACAGAGTAAACAAGCTGCTGAACTTCAGCAGATAAAAGAGCTGGGAACACCTGAAATTCCTAAAGAAGAGAGTAATATTCACTGTCTCACAATTATAGGGCAGATAGAAGGACATATATTATTGCCACCACATAATAAAACTACAAAATATGAGCATATAATTCCCCAGTTGGTAGCCATTGAAGAAAGCAAACAGATAGAAGGTCTTCTCTTGGTTCTTAATACTGTGGGAGGTGATGTGGAAGCAGGACTTGCCATATCAGAGATGGTATCGAGTTTATCAAAACCGACGGTTTCACTGGTTCTGGGAGGTGGGCATAGTATTGGTGTCCCAATGGCAGTATCTGCAAACCACTCTTTTATTGCCAGTTCTGCAACGATGACAATACATCCTATCAGGATGAACGGGCTGGTGATAGGTGTACCGCAGACCTATGAATACTTTGATAAAATGCAGGAAAGAGTAGTAAATTTCGTGTGTTCCCATTCGAGGATAAAAAGAGAGAAATTTCGAGAACTTATGCTGAAAACCGGTGAACTGGCAAATGATGTCGGTACAGTACTGTTTGGAGAAGAAGCGACACAATCGGGCTTAATTGATCAGGTAGGTGGGTTATCTGACGCAATAAAGAAACTCAATGAGCTTATTGAAATCAGACGAAAGGAAAATTCTTTGCAGCAGCAGGGAGGGAGGCTTCAATGA
- a CDS encoding dipicolinate synthase subunit B, which translates to MLLEGIKIGYALTGSFCTFNKTVPQIENLINEGAEVIPIISQAVNDFDTRFGTAEDLKAKLKQITGKTPISTIIEAEPIGPKAILDILVIAPCTGNTIAKIANAVTDSSVTMACKAHLRNARPVVIAISTNDGLSANAKNLGILLNTKNVYMVPFGQDDPIKKCTSLVADFDKIVPTVVEALKNNQIQPILIHKN; encoded by the coding sequence ATGTTACTGGAAGGAATTAAAATCGGGTATGCATTAACAGGTTCCTTTTGTACCTTTAATAAAACAGTCCCGCAAATAGAAAATTTGATAAATGAGGGTGCCGAAGTTATTCCGATAATTTCACAAGCTGTTAATGATTTTGATACTCGTTTTGGAACTGCTGAAGACTTGAAAGCCAAATTAAAACAAATTACAGGAAAAACTCCGATAAGCACAATTATAGAAGCTGAGCCAATCGGACCTAAAGCGATATTGGATATACTTGTAATAGCCCCATGCACGGGAAATACAATTGCCAAAATTGCCAATGCTGTTACCGACAGCTCGGTTACAATGGCTTGCAAAGCACATCTGAGAAATGCAAGGCCCGTTGTAATTGCAATTTCAACCAACGATGGGTTGAGTGCAAATGCAAAAAATCTCGGTATACTGCTAAATACCAAAAACGTATACATGGTTCCGTTCGGTCAGGATGATCCCATAAAGAAATGTACTTCATTGGTTGCTGATTTCGATAAAATTGTACCTACTGTTGTTGAAGCTTTAAAAAACAATCAGATTCAGCCAATATTAATACATAAGAACTAA
- the dpsA gene encoding dipicolinate synthase subunit DpsA — protein sequence MVSGKRYSIIGGDLRSVKLAELIAQDGNSVNIYGFTTAGFEIKLEQSKTLAEAVVDSDVIIGPIPCSNDNEFINAPFHNESIHMNELFKAMNKNQLFLAGRIGDKIAHLAQVCNVYTVDLLEREEMAVLNAIPTAEGAIQIAMEEMPITLHNCNSLILGYGRIGKILAKMLHGIGSNVYVEARKYADLAWIKSLGYSPVILSNLSQVVKNADVIFNTIPSMVLNYELLKLLNPECLIIDLASKPGGVDFSRAKELGLKAIWALSLPGKVAPVTAAGFIKDTTYNIIEELGV from the coding sequence ATGGTGAGCGGTAAAAGGTATAGCATAATAGGGGGAGATTTAAGAAGTGTAAAGTTGGCAGAATTAATTGCACAAGATGGTAATTCCGTTAATATATATGGTTTTACAACGGCAGGTTTTGAAATAAAACTGGAGCAAAGCAAAACATTAGCCGAGGCTGTAGTAGACTCAGATGTAATAATCGGACCCATACCTTGTTCAAATGATAACGAATTTATAAATGCTCCTTTTCATAATGAGAGTATTCATATGAATGAGTTATTTAAAGCAATGAATAAAAATCAACTTTTCCTCGCGGGAAGAATAGGTGATAAAATAGCCCACTTGGCGCAAGTATGTAATGTTTATACGGTCGACTTGCTAGAGAGAGAGGAAATGGCGGTTTTAAACGCAATACCCACCGCTGAGGGTGCTATTCAAATTGCAATGGAAGAAATGCCGATAACTTTACATAACTGCAATTCGCTGATTTTGGGATACGGAAGAATAGGCAAAATTCTTGCAAAGATGCTGCATGGTATAGGTTCCAATGTTTATGTAGAAGCACGTAAGTATGCTGATTTGGCTTGGATAAAGAGTTTAGGGTACAGTCCTGTTATACTGAGTAATTTATCTCAGGTTGTGAAAAATGCAGATGTTATCTTCAATACTATTCCATCCATGGTGCTTAATTATGAGCTTTTAAAATTATTGAATCCCGAATGTCTTATAATAGACCTTGCATCAAAGCCTGGAGGAGTTGATTTCAGCAGGGCTAAAGAACTTGGACTAAAAGCTATCTGGGCTCTATCACTTCCGGGAAAAGTTGCCCCTGTAACAGCAGCAGGATTTATTAAAGATACTACATATAACATTATTGAAGAGTTGGGGGTATAA